In Sphingomonas sp. Leaf357, a single genomic region encodes these proteins:
- a CDS encoding GntR family transcriptional regulator, with translation MTALNSEDSPVYLKLRATISAAILRGEFRAGDQLPSVRALAAEHGANPLTVAKAYQSFQDDGYVEVRRGVGMFVLPGAAEKLKVAERDHFLRTSWPRIRSHIDLLGLDAADLLERERV, from the coding sequence ATGACAGCGCTAAACAGCGAAGACAGCCCGGTTTACCTGAAGCTGCGTGCGACGATTTCCGCCGCGATCCTGCGCGGTGAATTCCGGGCCGGGGATCAATTGCCCTCGGTCCGCGCACTCGCCGCCGAACATGGCGCGAATCCGCTGACGGTCGCCAAGGCCTATCAAAGCTTCCAGGACGACGGCTATGTCGAGGTGCGGCGCGGCGTCGGCATGTTCGTGCTTCCGGGGGCGGCGGAGAAGCTAAAGGTCGCCGAGCGCGACCATTTCCTGAGAACCAGCTGGCCGCGGATTCGCAGCCATATCGATCTGCTCGGTCTGGACGCGGCGGATCTGCTGGAGCGCGAACGAGTCTGA
- a CDS encoding DMT family transporter, protein MTDDTATHRAPPRSTRAAVLIPFGIVTLVWGSTWLVIRDQVSSVPPSWSVCYRFLVAGLAMIVVAKFRRERFALDVRGWAFAAALGLSQFVLNFNFVYRAEEHITSGIVAVVFALMLVPNAVLARILLGQRMGGQLIVGSAVAMAGIVLLFLHEARLSPNGADETMLGIGFTLIAILCASSANILQATETARRYPMVPTLAAAMLIGAAIDAVVALSLSGPPAFEWRASYAGGIMYLALFGSTLSFPLYFHVIRQIGPAKAAYSGVMVPVIAMLLSTLFEGYLWSPLAISGALLAGAGLIIALRARRPNR, encoded by the coding sequence GTGACGGACGACACGGCGACGCACCGGGCGCCGCCGCGATCGACGCGGGCGGCGGTGCTGATCCCGTTCGGCATCGTGACGCTCGTCTGGGGTTCGACCTGGCTGGTAATCCGCGACCAGGTGTCGAGCGTCCCGCCCAGCTGGTCGGTCTGTTATCGTTTCCTCGTCGCGGGGCTGGCGATGATCGTCGTCGCCAAGTTCCGGCGCGAGCGCTTCGCGCTGGACGTGCGCGGCTGGGCGTTCGCCGCCGCGCTCGGGCTCAGCCAGTTCGTGCTCAACTTCAACTTCGTGTACCGCGCCGAGGAACACATCACGTCCGGCATCGTCGCCGTGGTCTTCGCGCTGATGCTCGTGCCCAACGCGGTGCTGGCGCGCATCCTGCTGGGGCAGCGCATGGGCGGCCAGCTGATCGTCGGATCGGCGGTGGCGATGGCCGGGATCGTCCTGCTGTTCCTCCACGAGGCACGCCTGTCGCCGAACGGCGCGGACGAGACGATGCTCGGCATCGGCTTCACCCTGATCGCGATCCTGTGCGCGTCGAGCGCGAACATCCTGCAGGCGACCGAAACCGCCAGGCGCTACCCGATGGTGCCGACGCTGGCGGCGGCGATGCTGATCGGCGCGGCGATCGACGCCGTCGTCGCGCTGTCGCTGTCGGGACCGCCGGCGTTCGAATGGCGCGCCAGCTATGCCGGCGGCATAATGTATCTCGCCTTGTTCGGATCGACGCTCAGCTTCCCGTTATACTTCCACGTCATCCGGCAGATCGGGCCGGCCAAGGCGGCCTATTCGGGCGTGATGGTGCCGGTGATCGCGATGCTGCTGTCCACCCTCTTCGAGGGCTATCTTTGGTCGCCGCTGGCGATATCCGGCGCTTTATTGGCGGGGGCCGGGCTGATCATCGCGCTTAGGGCACGCAGGCCCAACCGATAG
- the galE gene encoding UDP-glucose 4-epimerase GalE translates to MHDMTVLVTGGAGYIGSHAVLALLDAGYRVVVVDNLTTGFDWLVDPRATLVQGDIEDDDLVRGTIRDHGVGAIMHFAGSIIVPESVSDPLKYYRNNTVASRAVLESAVVCGVKHFIFSSTAATYGTPEKVPVAEGDPTIPINPYGTSKLMTEAMLRDVAAAHPINYCALRYFNVAGADPQQRSGQSTVGATHLIKIAVEAALGKRAGVGVYGTDYDTPDGTGVRDYIHVSDLAAAHVAALAVLIAEPGRSHTLNAGYGRGFSVLEVLDAVDRVTNIKLDRKIEGRRAGDAGELIADNSAILATLDWTPQRADLDGIVADAVAWERKLSERQ, encoded by the coding sequence ATGCACGATATGACGGTGCTGGTGACGGGCGGTGCGGGCTATATCGGCAGCCATGCGGTGTTGGCGCTACTCGATGCGGGATATCGCGTGGTAGTGGTCGACAATCTCACCACCGGGTTCGATTGGCTGGTCGATCCCCGCGCGACCCTGGTGCAAGGCGACATCGAGGACGACGATCTGGTGCGCGGCACGATCCGCGATCATGGGGTCGGCGCGATCATGCATTTCGCGGGATCGATCATCGTCCCCGAATCGGTCAGCGATCCGCTCAAATATTATCGCAACAACACCGTCGCCAGCCGCGCCGTGCTGGAAAGCGCCGTCGTGTGTGGCGTGAAGCATTTCATCTTCTCCTCCACCGCCGCGACCTACGGCACGCCGGAGAAGGTGCCGGTGGCCGAGGGCGATCCGACGATCCCGATCAACCCCTACGGCACGTCCAAGCTGATGACCGAGGCGATGCTGCGCGATGTCGCTGCGGCGCACCCGATCAATTATTGCGCGCTGCGCTATTTCAACGTGGCCGGTGCCGATCCGCAGCAGCGTTCGGGTCAGTCGACCGTCGGCGCGACGCATTTGATCAAGATCGCGGTCGAGGCGGCGCTGGGCAAGCGCGCCGGCGTCGGGGTGTACGGCACCGATTACGACACGCCGGACGGCACCGGCGTGCGCGATTACATCCATGTCAGCGATCTCGCCGCCGCGCATGTCGCCGCGCTGGCGGTGCTGATCGCCGAACCGGGCAGGAGCCACACGCTGAACGCCGGCTATGGCCGTGGTTTCTCCGTGCTCGAAGTGCTCGACGCGGTGGATCGCGTCACCAACATCAAGCTCGATCGCAAGATCGAGGGGCGGCGCGCGGGCGATGCGGGCGAATTGATCGCGGATAACAGCGCGATCCTCGCCACGCTGGACTGGACGCCGCAGCGCGCCGATCTCGACGGAATCGTGGCGGATGCGGTGGCGTGGGAGCGCAAACTCTCCGAACGCCAGTGA
- the msrA gene encoding peptide-methionine (S)-S-oxide reductase MsrA has protein sequence MANEVATLAGGCFWCTEAVFNDVIGVTKVESGYIGGHIANPTYKQVCGGDTGHAEAIRITFDPAQLHYGDLLDIFFATHDPTQLNRQGNDVGTQYRSAIFPHSDEQETEARAAMARAGATSSGPIVTTIEPLSEWYPAEDYHQEYWETSGSSNPYCMAVIPPKLQKLRKSFAARSKAAVSA, from the coding sequence ATGGCAAATGAAGTCGCCACCCTAGCGGGGGGATGTTTCTGGTGCACCGAGGCCGTATTCAACGACGTGATCGGCGTGACCAAGGTCGAAAGCGGCTATATCGGCGGTCATATCGCAAACCCGACGTACAAGCAGGTATGCGGCGGCGATACCGGCCATGCCGAGGCGATCCGCATCACGTTCGATCCCGCGCAGCTGCATTACGGCGATCTGCTCGACATCTTCTTCGCGACGCACGATCCAACCCAGCTCAACCGCCAGGGCAACGATGTCGGCACGCAATATCGCTCGGCGATCTTCCCGCATTCCGACGAGCAGGAAACCGAAGCCCGCGCCGCGATGGCGCGCGCCGGCGCGACCTCGTCCGGCCCGATCGTGACGACGATCGAACCGCTCAGCGAATGGTATCCGGCAGAGGATTATCATCAGGAATATTGGGAGACGTCCGGCTCCAGCAATCCGTATTGCATGGCGGTGATCCCGCCCAAGCTGCAGAAACTGCGCAAGAGCTTCGCTGCGCGGTCGAAGGCGGCGGTTAGCGCTTAA
- a CDS encoding nitroreductase family protein, whose amino-acid sequence MFNDSSTPLSLLATRRSGKPRDLTLPGPDAAQIADILRIAARTPDHGKLAPWRFVIVPDDRRGALAQVITDAYRAERPQAARLEIESLEQFAHQAPALVVVMFSPKTESHIPLWEQELSAGAVCMNLLHAVHASGFAGGWLTGWPSFSDAVRDAFGAAPERIAGFMFIGTPGRPLDERPRPDMDKIVSFWR is encoded by the coding sequence ATGTTCAACGACTCCTCCACGCCGCTCTCGCTTCTAGCCACGCGCCGCTCGGGCAAGCCGCGCGATCTGACCCTGCCGGGGCCGGACGCCGCGCAGATCGCCGACATCCTCAGGATCGCCGCGCGCACGCCGGATCACGGTAAGCTCGCCCCCTGGCGCTTCGTGATCGTGCCGGACGACCGGCGGGGCGCGCTGGCACAGGTCATCACCGATGCGTATCGGGCGGAGCGACCGCAGGCGGCGCGACTGGAGATCGAATCGCTGGAGCAATTCGCGCATCAGGCACCGGCCCTAGTGGTGGTGATGTTCTCGCCGAAGACGGAAAGTCATATCCCGCTGTGGGAGCAGGAATTGTCGGCCGGCGCGGTGTGCATGAACCTGCTGCACGCGGTCCATGCCAGCGGGTTCGCCGGCGGCTGGCTCACCGGGTGGCCGAGCTTCAGCGATGCGGTGCGCGATGCGTTCGGCGCGGCGCCGGAACGGATCGCCGGTTTCATGTTCATCGGCACGCCGGGCCGGCCGCTGGACGAACGCCCCCGTCCCGATATGGACAAAATCGTCTCCTTCTGGAGATAG
- a CDS encoding arylamine N-acetyltransferase family protein, translated as MSFDLDAYLARVALGARPSPDAAGLERLQRAHRMAIPFENLDVILGRGIRIDSESVFAKLVTARRGGYCFEHNRLFGDALAALGFAARPLLGRVWLMPIDTADAVPGQTHTLSLVQAEGQDWIADPGFGGSYTPPMPLADGATATAPDGSTFRLESDDTFGWMLLRDGGDGFQRQYSFTLNPVWESDLLMGNHWCATAPASRFTTSRIVSSVLPKGFASLNGNVYRRRAGDEETVAEITDPRVYRLRLSMMFGIDLSVEEVEALGVFPAAI; from the coding sequence ATGAGCTTCGACCTCGACGCCTATCTGGCCCGCGTCGCGCTTGGCGCGCGGCCGTCGCCCGACGCGGCGGGACTGGAACGGCTGCAACGCGCGCACCGCATGGCGATCCCGTTCGAGAACCTCGACGTGATCTTGGGGCGCGGCATCCGCATCGACAGCGAATCGGTGTTCGCCAAGCTCGTGACCGCGCGGCGCGGGGGATATTGCTTCGAACATAACCGCCTGTTCGGCGATGCACTTGCGGCTTTGGGGTTTGCCGCCCGCCCGTTGCTCGGCCGGGTGTGGCTGATGCCGATCGACACCGCCGATGCGGTGCCGGGACAGACGCACACCTTGAGCCTGGTTCAGGCAGAGGGGCAGGACTGGATCGCCGATCCCGGGTTCGGCGGCAGCTACACTCCGCCGATGCCGCTGGCCGATGGTGCCACCGCGACCGCGCCCGATGGTTCGACGTTCCGGCTCGAGAGCGACGACACGTTCGGCTGGATGCTCCTGCGCGACGGCGGCGACGGTTTCCAGCGGCAATACAGCTTCACACTGAACCCGGTATGGGAATCGGACCTGCTGATGGGCAACCATTGGTGCGCCACCGCCCCGGCCAGCCGCTTCACCACGTCGCGCATTGTCAGCTCGGTCCTGCCCAAGGGTTTTGCGAGCCTGAACGGCAATGTCTATCGCCGCCGCGCCGGCGACGAGGAGACGGTCGCCGAAATCACCGACCCGCGCGTGTACCGGCTGCGACTCAGCATGATGTTCGGGATCGATCTAAGCGTGGAAGAGGTCGAGGCTTTGGGAGTGTTTCCGGCTGCCATTTAA
- a CDS encoding NAD(P)-dependent oxidoreductase — translation MPRLLIFGLGYTAVRIAAALSAKGWQVVGTTQDGRGGTLRFGDTHAITRELALATHILSSVPPADESDPALATYGEALAGSDAWLGYLSSTGVYGDAGGAWVDERAPIRGRRGARAAADAAWLALGARVFRLPGIYGPGRSALDRVSQGRAHRIDLPAQVFSRVHVNDIVSGVIAALDAPAGAYNLSDDEPCGQNDVIALAARLLGRDTPPFVTLDTLSPMARAFYAENRRVTNLKAKRVLGWRPLYPDYRLGLRALSAMISPAPANKAPDIASGDQR, via the coding sequence ATGCCGCGTCTGTTGATCTTTGGTCTGGGCTACACCGCCGTCCGCATCGCCGCCGCGCTGAGCGCCAAGGGCTGGCAGGTCGTCGGCACCACGCAGGACGGGCGTGGCGGCACGCTACGCTTCGGCGACACGCACGCCATCACCCGCGAACTCGCGCTGGCGACGCATATCCTGTCTTCCGTCCCGCCCGCCGACGAGTCGGACCCCGCCCTCGCCACCTATGGCGAGGCGCTGGCCGGATCGGACGCCTGGCTCGGCTATCTGTCTTCCACCGGCGTCTATGGCGACGCGGGCGGCGCGTGGGTCGATGAGCGCGCGCCGATCCGCGGCCGGCGCGGCGCGCGGGCGGCGGCGGACGCGGCGTGGCTGGCGCTCGGCGCGCGTGTGTTCCGCCTGCCCGGCATCTACGGCCCCGGTCGGTCGGCGCTGGACCGCGTGTCGCAAGGCAGGGCGCACCGGATCGACCTGCCCGCGCAGGTCTTCAGCCGCGTGCATGTCAACGACATCGTCTCCGGCGTGATCGCGGCGCTCGACGCACCGGCGGGCGCGTACAACCTGTCCGACGACGAACCGTGCGGACAGAATGACGTCATCGCGCTCGCCGCCCGCCTGCTGGGCCGGGACACGCCTCCCTTCGTTACGCTCGACACGCTGTCGCCGATGGCGCGCGCCTTCTATGCCGAGAATCGCCGCGTCACGAACCTCAAGGCGAAGCGCGTGCTGGGCTGGCGCCCGCTCTACCCCGACTATCGGTTGGGCCTGCGTGCCCTAAGCGCGATGATCAGCCCGGCCCCCGCCAATAAAGCGCCGGATATCGCCAGCGGCGACCAAAGATAG
- a CDS encoding acyl-CoA dehydrogenase has protein sequence MPFTPAIADQRFVLDHITRIADLAATDRFAAASDDVVDAVLEGVGQLAEGEWAPLARAGDTVGAKWTPEGVVMPDGFVQAYHDYVEGGWGTIGVPEEFGGQGLPFAIQTAVLDTLGSANMGFALAPTLTVGAIEALAHHGSPEQQALYLPHLATGEWTGTMNLTEPQAGSDVGALRTQAKPLGDGNWSIKGTKIYISFGDHDMAPNIVHLVLARTPDAPVGTKGISLFLVPKYRLKEDGTPGEFNDVRVVSIEHKMGLHASPTCVLSFGDHDDCIGELIGHEYGGIRAMFTMMNNARLNVGLQGVQVAEGATQMAVAYALERVQSARAGSTSRDSVKIVEHPDVRRMLMRMKAQTQAARALVYLAAAQVDRATLGEAGAQNRLEILTPLAKAHGTDIGCEVSSLGVQVFGGMGYIEETGAAQFFRDARITPIYEGTNGIQAADLVGRKLGLDNGGAFNTLIADMKAEAQDRTLVTLIDTCDEIGRAMMALDADDKLAGSYPFLTMLSVAVCGWLMERQGRIAAAEAPSDFLAMKIAASRFYVDQIVPEALGLKAAATAKADVLYSIAADVFAA, from the coding sequence ATGCCCTTCACCCCCGCCATTGCCGACCAGCGTTTCGTGCTGGACCATATCACGCGCATCGCGGATCTCGCCGCGACCGACCGTTTCGCCGCCGCCAGCGACGATGTGGTCGATGCCGTGCTCGAAGGCGTGGGCCAGCTGGCGGAAGGCGAATGGGCACCGCTTGCCCGCGCCGGCGACACGGTCGGCGCGAAATGGACGCCTGAGGGCGTGGTGATGCCGGACGGCTTCGTGCAGGCCTATCACGATTATGTCGAGGGCGGCTGGGGCACGATCGGCGTGCCGGAGGAATTCGGCGGACAGGGCCTGCCCTTCGCGATCCAGACGGCGGTGCTCGACACGTTGGGCAGCGCGAACATGGGCTTCGCGCTCGCCCCCACGCTGACGGTCGGTGCGATCGAGGCGCTGGCGCATCACGGCTCGCCCGAACAGCAGGCGTTATATCTGCCGCACCTCGCGACCGGGGAATGGACCGGCACGATGAACCTGACCGAACCGCAGGCCGGATCGGACGTCGGCGCGCTGCGCACCCAGGCCAAACCGCTGGGGGATGGCAATTGGAGCATCAAGGGCACCAAGATCTACATCTCGTTCGGCGATCACGACATGGCACCGAACATCGTCCATCTCGTTCTCGCGCGCACCCCCGACGCGCCGGTCGGAACCAAGGGCATCTCGCTGTTCCTCGTCCCCAAATACCGTCTGAAGGAGGATGGCACGCCGGGCGAGTTCAACGACGTCCGCGTCGTTTCGATCGAACACAAGATGGGCCTGCATGCCTCGCCCACCTGCGTGCTGAGCTTCGGCGATCATGACGATTGCATCGGCGAGCTGATCGGCCACGAATATGGCGGCATCCGCGCGATGTTCACGATGATGAACAACGCCCGCCTCAACGTCGGCCTGCAGGGCGTGCAGGTGGCCGAGGGCGCGACTCAGATGGCGGTCGCCTACGCGCTGGAGCGCGTGCAATCGGCCCGCGCCGGATCGACCAGCCGCGATTCGGTCAAGATCGTCGAACATCCCGACGTGCGCCGCATGCTGATGCGGATGAAGGCGCAGACCCAGGCCGCGCGCGCGTTGGTCTATCTCGCTGCCGCACAGGTCGATCGCGCGACGTTGGGCGAGGCCGGCGCGCAGAACCGGCTGGAAATCCTGACGCCGCTGGCCAAGGCGCACGGCACCGATATCGGTTGCGAGGTCTCCTCGCTCGGCGTGCAGGTGTTCGGCGGCATGGGCTATATCGAAGAGACGGGCGCGGCGCAGTTCTTCCGCGACGCGCGCATCACCCCGATCTACGAAGGCACGAACGGCATCCAGGCCGCCGATCTGGTCGGGCGCAAGCTTGGCCTCGATAATGGCGGGGCGTTCAACACGCTGATCGCCGACATGAAGGCCGAGGCGCAGGACCGTACGCTCGTGACGCTGATCGACACGTGCGACGAGATCGGCAGGGCGATGATGGCGCTCGACGCCGACGACAAGCTGGCGGGATCGTATCCGTTTCTCACGATGCTTTCGGTCGCGGTGTGCGGCTGGCTGATGGAGCGGCAGGGGCGCATCGCCGCGGCTGAGGCACCGTCCGATTTCCTGGCGATGAAGATCGCGGCGTCGCGCTTCTACGTGGACCAGATCGTGCCGGAGGCGTTGGGGTTGAAGGCGGCGGCGACGGCAAAGGCGGACGTGTTGTACTCGATCGCCGCCGACGTCTTCGCGGCATGA
- a CDS encoding M28 family metallopeptidase, whose translation MKAINAELTKPLPDDQAAMKTHVVFLASDAMRGREAGSPEYDIAAQYVASQFYAAGLRPAGDDNGYLQKVPLTTYRATDRGDFILTRKGAAPQKLVFGEDYTPGVNPGARATVIDAPVVFVGYGLIAPDAKRDDYAGVDVKGKIVAYLGGAPGSLQSEERAHFSSPATKAAIAEAQGAIGAIVIARDGGPVFARTAQRWDGARTTWAKPDGTGDRNGVPVLGTLSPAGAAKLFAGTRTPWADVLKRSADSEATFVAEALPGSLAVSIKTSFEAGLSSNVVGVIPGSDPKIGKEVVVLSAHLDHLGVGRADETGDTIYNGAEDNAVGIASLIEEAKRFKTSGKPPRRTVMFLAVTAEEKGLVGADYFANHPTVPIATIVADVNLDMPILTFAFEDMTVYGADRSTLGPIVSKAVEALGVHMGPDPDPSQGFFVRSDHYRFVQQGVPSVFLWPGQAGPGKAAYADFFAKHYHRPSDEAWQPLDWAQGVRFVSVNYAIAREIADGDERPRWNKGDFFGLLYKGYGAK comes from the coding sequence ATGAAGGCCATCAACGCCGAGCTGACCAAGCCGCTGCCCGACGATCAGGCGGCGATGAAGACGCATGTCGTGTTCCTCGCCTCCGATGCGATGCGAGGACGCGAGGCGGGCAGCCCGGAATACGATATCGCCGCGCAATATGTCGCGTCGCAATTCTACGCCGCGGGGCTGCGCCCGGCCGGCGACGACAATGGCTATCTGCAGAAGGTACCGCTGACCACGTACCGTGCGACCGATCGCGGCGATTTCATCCTGACGCGGAAAGGCGCCGCACCACAGAAGCTGGTGTTCGGCGAGGATTATACCCCCGGCGTCAATCCCGGCGCGCGCGCGACGGTGATTGATGCTCCGGTGGTGTTCGTCGGCTACGGCCTGATCGCGCCGGACGCCAAGCGCGACGATTATGCCGGGGTCGACGTGAAGGGCAAGATCGTCGCCTATTTAGGTGGCGCGCCGGGCAGTTTGCAGAGCGAGGAGCGCGCGCACTTCTCGTCGCCCGCGACCAAGGCGGCGATCGCCGAGGCGCAGGGCGCGATCGGCGCGATCGTAATCGCGCGTGACGGCGGCCCGGTGTTCGCCCGGACGGCGCAACGCTGGGACGGGGCACGCACCACTTGGGCCAAACCCGACGGCACCGGCGACCGCAACGGCGTACCGGTGCTCGGCACGCTCAGCCCGGCGGGTGCCGCGAAACTGTTCGCCGGCACCAGGACCCCCTGGGCCGACGTGCTGAAACGCTCCGCCGACAGCGAGGCGACGTTCGTCGCCGAGGCGCTGCCGGGCAGCCTCGCGGTGTCGATCAAGACGAGTTTCGAGGCGGGCCTGAGCAGCAATGTCGTCGGCGTCATTCCCGGCAGCGATCCGAAGATCGGCAAGGAGGTCGTCGTCCTCTCGGCGCATCTCGACCATCTCGGCGTCGGCCGTGCGGACGAGACCGGCGACACGATCTATAACGGCGCGGAGGACAATGCGGTCGGCATCGCCAGCCTGATCGAGGAGGCGAAGCGCTTCAAGACCAGCGGCAAGCCGCCGCGCCGCACCGTGATGTTCCTGGCCGTGACGGCGGAGGAGAAGGGCCTGGTCGGCGCGGATTATTTCGCCAACCACCCGACCGTGCCGATCGCGACGATCGTCGCCGACGTCAATCTCGACATGCCGATCCTGACCTTCGCGTTCGAGGACATGACGGTGTATGGCGCGGATCGATCGACGCTGGGGCCGATCGTGTCGAAGGCGGTCGAGGCGCTCGGCGTGCACATGGGCCCGGATCCTGACCCGAGCCAGGGCTTCTTCGTCCGCTCCGACCATTACCGCTTCGTGCAGCAGGGCGTGCCGTCGGTGTTCCTGTGGCCGGGACAGGCCGGGCCGGGCAAGGCGGCCTATGCCGACTTCTTCGCCAAGCACTATCATCGGCCCTCGGACGAGGCGTGGCAGCCGCTGGATTGGGCGCAGGGCGTGCGCTTCGTCAGCGTAAACTACGCGATCGCGCGCGAGATCGCCGACGGCGACGAACGGCCGCGCTGGAACAAGGGCGATTTCTTCGGCCTGCTCTACAAGGGCTATGGGGCCAAGTAG
- a CDS encoding L-threonylcarbamoyladenylate synthase, whose product MADPNLSVETDIDTCVVPYGAAAIAEAARVIAGGGCVAVPTETVYGLAADATNARAVAGIYAAKGRPSFNPLIVHVPDLAAAEALAVFDADARALAAAFWPGPLTLVLPVRADSGLASLVTAGLDTVAIRVPAHRAMRALLAACGVPLAAPSANASNAISPTRAAHVLATLNGRIPLVIDDGATEAGVESTIVATTGDVRILREGPITHEQLGLFPHEGGETATVPGKVTAPGQLASHYAPNKRLRLNATEAEQGEWLIGFGEIEGDATLSVIGDLTEAAANLFDALHRADTSDRETISVAPIPATGIGAAINDRLARAAYR is encoded by the coding sequence ATGGCCGATCCAAATCTCTCCGTCGAGACCGATATCGATACGTGCGTTGTACCGTATGGCGCGGCTGCGATCGCCGAAGCCGCGCGGGTCATCGCCGGTGGCGGGTGCGTCGCGGTGCCGACCGAGACGGTCTACGGGCTGGCGGCGGATGCGACCAATGCGCGCGCGGTGGCGGGGATTTATGCCGCAAAGGGGCGTCCGAGCTTCAATCCCCTCATCGTGCACGTGCCGGATCTCGCGGCGGCGGAAGCGCTGGCGGTGTTCGATGCGGATGCGCGCGCGCTGGCGGCGGCATTCTGGCCCGGCCCGTTGACGCTGGTTCTGCCCGTGCGCGCGGACTCCGGGCTGGCGTCGCTGGTGACGGCGGGGCTGGACACCGTGGCGATCCGGGTGCCGGCGCACCGCGCGATGCGCGCGTTGCTGGCGGCCTGCGGCGTGCCGCTCGCCGCGCCCTCCGCCAATGCCAGCAACGCGATCAGCCCGACGCGGGCGGCGCATGTCCTGGCGACCTTGAACGGCCGGATACCGCTAGTGATCGACGATGGCGCGACCGAGGCGGGGGTCGAGTCCACAATCGTCGCGACGACGGGGGATGTGCGGATTCTGCGCGAAGGGCCGATCACGCACGAGCAGCTTGGCTTGTTTCCCCACGAAGGCGGAGAAACAGCGACGGTGCCGGGGAAGGTTACTGCACCGGGGCAACTCGCGAGCCATTATGCGCCCAACAAGCGTTTGCGGCTGAATGCGACGGAGGCGGAACAGGGCGAATGGCTGATCGGCTTCGGAGAAATAGAAGGTGACGCCACTCTGTCAGTTATAGGTGATCTCACAGAAGCGGCTGCAAACCTTTTCGATGCGCTCCACCGCGCCGACACCAGCGATCGGGAGACCATTTCCGTCGCGCCGATCCCGGCCACCGGCATTGGCGCCGCTATCAACGACCGGTTGGCGCGGGCGGCGTATCGATAG